A single genomic interval of Mycteria americana isolate JAX WOST 10 ecotype Jacksonville Zoo and Gardens chromosome 20, USCA_MyAme_1.0, whole genome shotgun sequence harbors:
- the SLC6A17 gene encoding sodium-dependent neutral amino acid transporter SLC6A17, which yields MPKNSKVTQREHSSEHVTESVADLLAHEEPVDYKRSVLNMTGETWDKQKDGEEELDAENRPAWNSKLQYILAQIGYSVGLGNVWRFPYLCQKNGGGAYLVPYLVLLIIIGLPLFFLELAVGQRIRRGSIGVWNYICPRLGGIGYASCLVCFFVGLYYNVIIGWSIFYFFKSFQYPLPWSECPIVKNGSVATVETECERSSATTYFWYREALDISNSISESGGLNWKMTLCLLVAWSLVGLAMIKGIQSSGKVMYFSSLFPYVVLVCFLVRGLLLRGAVDGIMHMFTPKLDKMLDPQVWREAATQVFFALGLGFGGVIAFSSYNKQDNNCHFDATLVSFINFFTSVLATLVVFAVLGFKANIMNEKCVVENAEKILGYLNTNVLSHDLIPPHVNFSHLTAKDYNEMYRVIMTVKEGHFKELGLDACLLEDELDKSVQGTGLAFIAFTEAMTHFPASPFWSVMFFLMLINLGLGSMIGTMSGITTPIIDTFKVRKEVFTVGCCIFAFVVGLIFVQRSGNYFVTMFDDYSATLPLTVVVILENIAVAWIYGTKKFMQELTEMLGFRPYQFYYYTWKYVSPICMAVLMTASIIQLGVSPPGYSAWIREEAAEKFLFYPTWAMAILISLIILASLPLPLVFILRQFHLVSDGSNALSVTYKKGRMMKDISNLEDNDETRFILSKVPSETPSPMPTHRSYLGPGSNSPMEMSSAPNGRYGSGYLLASTPESEL from the exons ATGCCGAAGAACAGCAAGGTGACGCAGCGGGAGCACAGCAGCGAGCATGTCACCGAGTCGGTGGCCGACTTGCTGGCCCACGAAGAGCCCGTGGACTACAAACGCAGTGTCCTCAACATGACGGGGGAGACCTGGGACAAGCagaaggatggagaggaggagctggatgcGGAGAACCGGCCAGCGTGGAACAGCAAGCTGCAGTACATCCTGGCGCAGATCGGCTACTCCGTGGGGCTGGGCAACGTCTGGCGCTTCCCCTACCTTTGCCAGAAGAACGGAGGAG gTGCCTACCTGGTCCCATACCTGGTCCTGCTCATCATCATTGGGCTCCCCCTCTTCTTCCTGGAGCTGGCAGTGGGGCAGAGGATCCGCCGGGGAAGCATCGGCGTCTGGAATTACATCTGTCCTCGCCTGGGGGGCATCGGCTACGCCAGCTGCCTC gtCTGTTTTTTTGTCGGTCTCTATTACAACGTCATCATCGGCTGGAGCATCTTTTACTTCTTTAAGTCCTTCCAGTACCCTCTTCCCTGGAGCGAGTGCCCCATTGTGAAAAACGGCTCCGTGGCCA CTGTGGAGACCGAATGCGAGAGGAGCTCGGCCACCACCTACTTCTGGTACCGGGAGGCCCTGGACATCTCCAACTCCATCTCGGAGAGCGGAGGGCTCAACTGGAAGATGACCCTGTGTCTGCTGGTGGCCTGGAGCCTTGTTGGCTTGGCCATGATCAAAGGCATCCAGTCCTCGGGGAAG GTGATGTACTTCAGCTCGCTCTTCCCCTACGTGGTGCTGGTTTGCTTCTTGGTGCGGGGACTTCTGCTGCGCGGGGCGGTGGATGGGATCATGCACATGTTCACACCCAAG CTGGACAAGATGCTAGACCCCCAGGTGTGGCGGGAGGCAGCTACGCAGGTTTTCTTCGCCTTGGGCTTGGGCTTCGGAGGAGTCATCGCCTTCTCCAGCTACAACAAGCAGGACAACAACTGCCACTTTGATGCCACACTCGTCTCCTTCATCAACTTCTTCACGTCTGTCCTGGCCACTCTGGTTGTGTTTGCTGTGCTGGGCTTCAAGGCCAACATCATGAATGAGAAATGTGTGGTGGA GAACGCTGAGAAGATCTTGGGCTACCTGAACACCAACGTGCTGAGCCATGACCTCATCCCACCCCACGTGAACTTCTCCCACCTCACCGCCAAAGACTACAATGAGATGTACAGGGTGATCATGACAGTGAAAGAGGGGCACTTCAAAGAACTGGGCTTGGATGCCTGCCTGTTGGAGGACGAACTCGACAAG TCGGTGCAAGGAACTGGCCTGGCCTTCATTGCCTTCACAGAAGCCATGACCCACTTCCCAGCCTCACCGTTTTGGTCCGTCATGTTCTTCCTGATGCTGATAAACCTGGGCTTGGGGAGCATGATCGGGACCATGTCAGGCATCACTACGCCCATCATCGACACCTTCAAGGTGCGGAAGGAAGTGTTCACAG TTGGTTGCTGCATCTTCGCCTTCGTGGTGGGACTGATCTTTGTGCAGCGCTCTGGAAATTACTTTGTCACCATGTTTGACGATTATTCAGCCACGCTGCCGCTCACAGTCGTGGTCATCCTGGAGAACATCGCTGTGGCCTGGATTTACGGCACCAAGAA GTTCATGCAGGAGCTGACGGAAATGCTGGGTTTCCGGCCCTATCAGTTCTACTACTACACCTGGAAGTACGTCTCTCCCATCTGCATGGCTGTGCTCATGACCGCCAGCATCATCCAGCTGGGAGTCAGCCCCCCGGGCTACAGTGCATGGATCAGAGAGGAG GCTGCAGAAAAGTTCCTTTTCTACCCAACCTGGGCCATGGCTATCCTCATCTCTCTGATCATCCTGGCgtccctccctctgcctctggtCTTCATCCTTCGGCAGTTCCACCTCGTGTCAGATGGCTCCAACGCCCTCTCtgtcacctacaagaagggccggatgATGAAGGACATCTCCAATTTGGAAGACAATGATGAGACCCGCTTCATCCTGAGCAAAGTGCCCAGCGAGACCCCATCCCCCATGCCCACGCACCGTTCCTACCTGGGTCCCGGGAGCAACTCCCCCATGGAAATGAGCAGTGCCCCCAACGGACGATACGGGAGTGGGTACCTACTGGCCAGCACCCCTGAATCCGAACTGTGA